One window of the Mycobacterium xenopi genome contains the following:
- a CDS encoding MCE family protein gives MRLVRRVLAIGCCALLSVTGCAFHGLNSLPLPGAVGRGPGANIYHVEIPNVSTLESNSPVMIDDVVVGSVGPMRVKDWHADVEISVKRDVVVPANAVASVGQTSLLGSMHLELNPPLGQPGIGRLQPGATIPLNRSSTYPSTEQTLSSLSIVVNGGGLGQIGEIVHNFSAALSGRESAVRDLINRLDTFVGTLDQQRDNIVASIQALNRLSTTFAGQRDALTRALRKVPPALDVLIKERPRFTAALDKLRVFSNTATGLINDTQADLVKNLKNLEPTIRALADVGPELDTAIAAATVFPFTQNFVDRAVRGDYFNLHVDLDLSIPRLKRGLLLGTHWGQLDMPLVPAPGEPYYLNYTLDPLHAGVAPRLPGPPPPGAAPPTGPTPQLTGPLLEGGG, from the coding sequence ATGCGTTTAGTGCGGCGGGTACTTGCGATTGGTTGCTGTGCGCTGCTGAGCGTGACCGGATGCGCCTTCCACGGCCTGAACTCATTGCCTTTACCGGGCGCCGTGGGGCGCGGGCCCGGAGCGAACATCTACCACGTCGAGATCCCTAACGTCAGCACGCTGGAGTCGAATTCGCCGGTAATGATTGACGACGTCGTCGTGGGCAGCGTCGGCCCAATGAGGGTAAAAGACTGGCACGCCGACGTTGAGATCTCGGTAAAACGCGATGTTGTCGTTCCCGCGAATGCAGTGGCCAGTGTCGGTCAAACCAGCTTGCTGGGATCGATGCACCTGGAGCTCAACCCGCCACTTGGTCAGCCGGGCATCGGGCGGCTGCAACCGGGTGCCACCATCCCGCTCAATCGGTCGTCGACATATCCGTCGACGGAGCAAACGCTTTCATCGCTATCGATCGTTGTCAACGGCGGCGGGCTTGGGCAGATCGGCGAGATCGTCCACAATTTCAGTGCGGCTTTGTCCGGCCGAGAGAGCGCCGTTCGTGACCTCATCAACCGCCTCGACACTTTCGTGGGTACCCTGGACCAGCAGCGCGACAACATCGTCGCGTCCATTCAAGCGTTGAACCGGCTGTCTACCACATTCGCCGGGCAGCGTGACGCCCTCACCCGCGCGCTGCGCAAGGTTCCGCCAGCGTTGGATGTGCTGATCAAGGAGCGGCCCCGATTCACGGCCGCACTGGACAAACTTCGCGTCTTCAGCAACACCGCCACCGGACTGATCAACGACACTCAGGCTGATCTGGTCAAGAACCTGAAAAACTTGGAACCGACGATCCGTGCGCTTGCCGACGTCGGGCCGGAGCTCGACACGGCGATCGCGGCGGCGACGGTTTTCCCGTTCACTCAGAACTTCGTCGACCGAGCCGTTCGAGGCGACTACTTCAACCTGCATGTCGATTTGGACCTGAGTATTCCACGGCTCAAGCGGGGACTGCTGTTGGGCACCCACTGGGGACAACTCGACATGCCATTGGTACCCGCTCCCGGGGAACCGTATTACCTGAACTACACGCTCGATCCCCTGCACGCCGGGGTCGCGCCACGGCTCCCCGGTCCGCCGCCTCCAGGTGCCGCGCCGCCAACTGGCCCGACGCCACAGTTAACCGGCCCGCTGCTCGAGGGAGGCGGATAG
- a CDS encoding SDR family NAD(P)-dependent oxidoreductase → MTKTIVITGASDGIGAAAARRLSHAGEHVVVIGRSESKTNAMAAELGADCFVVDFANLAQVRTLVQQLRSRYPRIDVLANNAGGMTTKIEMTEDGYEKTFQVNYLAPFLLTTQLLDLLVDSRASVINTSSASQKLLGKVSVEDLENTHRCRPSKVYALTKLAIILFTKELHRRYHDAGLSAVAFHPGYVDSNFGPASGSRILAFMRHTPTTRFVATADQGADQLVWLATSTPGVDWKSGEYYSRHKIAKPHRAANDPRLARELWDHSLVVASA, encoded by the coding sequence GTGACCAAAACTATCGTTATCACGGGCGCCAGCGACGGGATCGGTGCCGCGGCCGCGCGTCGCTTGTCTCACGCCGGCGAACACGTCGTCGTGATCGGACGCTCGGAAAGCAAGACCAACGCCATGGCCGCTGAACTGGGCGCCGACTGTTTCGTGGTCGACTTCGCCAACCTGGCGCAAGTGCGAACATTGGTGCAGCAGTTGCGCTCCCGATACCCCCGTATCGACGTGTTGGCCAACAATGCCGGCGGCATGACAACCAAAATCGAGATGACAGAAGACGGCTACGAGAAGACCTTCCAGGTCAACTATCTAGCGCCGTTTCTGCTCACCACGCAGCTGCTGGATCTGTTGGTCGATTCCCGCGCCTCGGTCATCAACACCTCCAGCGCATCACAGAAGCTGCTCGGCAAAGTTAGCGTCGAGGACCTGGAGAACACTCACCGCTGCCGTCCCAGCAAGGTCTACGCCCTCACCAAGCTGGCAATCATCCTGTTCACCAAAGAACTACACCGGCGATATCACGATGCGGGGCTGTCGGCTGTGGCGTTTCATCCGGGGTATGTCGACTCCAACTTCGGCCCCGCATCCGGATCGCGAATTCTTGCGTTCATGCGGCATACGCCGACGACGCGATTCGTGGCAACCGCCGATCAAGGAGCCGACCAGCTGGTCTGGCTCGCCACCAGCACACCCGGCGTCGACTGGAAATCGGGTGAATACTACTCGCGGCACAAGATTGCCAAACCACACCGTGCGGCGAACGATCCACGACTAGCCCGTGAGCTTTGGGATCACAGTCTGGTGGTGGCCAGCGCCTGA
- a CDS encoding MlaE family ABC transporter permease yields the protein MATKGVERWTPGISLSGGLSGAMQAVGGLFAMAADAIRFTFRRPFQWREFLDQCWFIARVSLLPTVMVAIPLTVLVSFTLNILLRELGAADLSGAGAAFGAVTQVGPLVTVLIVAGAGSTAMCADLGSRTIREEIDAMEVLGINPVQRLVTPRMLAAGLVAFLLNSLVVIIGILGGYTFSVFIQDVNPGAFAAGITLLTGVPEVIISCVKAALFGVIAGLVACYRGLTVSGGGAKAVGNAVNETVVYAFMSLFVVNVVVTAIGIRFSTHK from the coding sequence GTGGCGACTAAGGGGGTCGAACGTTGGACCCCTGGCATCAGTTTGAGCGGGGGCCTCAGCGGGGCAATGCAAGCGGTTGGAGGGCTGTTCGCCATGGCCGCGGACGCGATACGGTTCACCTTCCGCCGACCATTCCAGTGGCGAGAGTTCCTTGACCAATGCTGGTTCATTGCTCGAGTCTCGTTGCTACCCACAGTGATGGTCGCGATTCCGCTGACGGTACTTGTCAGCTTCACACTCAACATCCTGCTGCGCGAACTGGGCGCGGCCGATCTATCCGGTGCCGGTGCCGCGTTCGGCGCGGTCACGCAGGTCGGCCCGCTGGTGACAGTGCTGATTGTCGCGGGAGCCGGTTCGACCGCGATGTGCGCGGACCTGGGTTCACGCACCATCCGCGAGGAGATCGACGCGATGGAAGTGTTGGGAATCAACCCGGTTCAGCGATTGGTAACGCCCCGGATGCTCGCGGCCGGTCTGGTGGCTTTCCTGTTGAACAGCTTGGTGGTCATCATCGGCATTCTGGGCGGCTACACCTTCTCGGTGTTTATTCAGGACGTCAATCCTGGCGCGTTCGCGGCCGGTATCACGTTGCTCACCGGTGTGCCCGAGGTGATCATTTCGTGCGTCAAGGCAGCGCTTTTCGGCGTGATCGCGGGCCTGGTGGCTTGCTACCGCGGATTGACGGTCTCCGGTGGCGGTGCCAAGGCCGTGGGCAACGCCGTCAACGAAACCGTGGTGTACGCGTTCATGTCGCTGTTCGTCGTCAACGTGGTCGTCACTGCCATCGGCATACGCTTCTCGACACACAAGTGA
- a CDS encoding MCE family protein: MLKYRGASLIRAGFIGAVLIVLVILVGLSPERLVSWATEVRYQALFAEAGGLAVGNTVTVSGIKVGTVSGVSLHNGDALVTFTMKGNVPLGSDTTAHIRTGTLLGERVLTVESAGHGTMHPMEVIPVSRTSSPYSLTEAVSDVTKYAAETNTQTLNQSLDTLSATLNQLAPQLGPTFDAVSRLSRSLNSRNKTLGDLFKNAADVTGILSERSQQVNKLILNADDLLQVLVVRRQEIVDLLANTAAVAKQLTGLVHDNESKLAPTLEKLNAVTAVLEKNRDNISKALPGLKKFQLTVGESVSSMYAYSAFVPNFLVPQLFQPFLDYLWGFRTFDTTRGPGFPSPVPRSLVPWPYNGIPPCEGCTLGGRIGGSQ; this comes from the coding sequence ATGCTCAAGTATCGCGGCGCTAGCCTCATCAGGGCGGGATTCATCGGTGCAGTGCTCATCGTATTGGTCATTCTGGTTGGCCTCTCGCCCGAGCGACTGGTCTCGTGGGCAACGGAAGTTCGCTACCAAGCCTTGTTCGCCGAGGCCGGCGGTCTTGCGGTCGGCAACACGGTCACGGTGTCAGGAATCAAAGTTGGCACGGTATCGGGCGTGTCCCTGCACAACGGCGATGCCTTGGTGACTTTCACGATGAAGGGCAATGTGCCGCTCGGCTCAGACACCACCGCTCACATCAGGACCGGCACGCTGCTAGGTGAACGGGTGCTGACCGTGGAATCGGCAGGCCACGGCACGATGCATCCGATGGAGGTCATCCCGGTCTCGCGCACATCCTCGCCCTACTCCCTGACCGAGGCAGTCAGCGACGTGACCAAATACGCCGCGGAGACCAATACCCAAACTCTCAACCAGTCACTGGACACACTTTCGGCGACGTTGAACCAACTTGCACCGCAATTGGGGCCCACTTTCGACGCAGTGAGCCGGCTGTCGCGAAGCCTCAACAGCCGCAACAAGACCCTGGGCGACTTGTTCAAAAATGCCGCCGATGTCACCGGAATCCTGTCCGAACGCAGTCAGCAGGTTAACAAGCTCATCCTCAACGCCGACGATCTGCTCCAAGTTTTGGTCGTGCGGCGACAAGAGATCGTCGATCTGCTGGCCAACACAGCGGCCGTGGCCAAGCAACTGACGGGATTGGTGCACGACAACGAAAGCAAGTTGGCGCCGACACTGGAGAAGTTGAATGCGGTGACCGCGGTGCTGGAAAAGAACCGCGACAACATTTCCAAGGCACTGCCGGGACTGAAGAAATTCCAGCTCACGGTGGGCGAGTCGGTATCTAGCATGTACGCCTACTCAGCGTTCGTCCCGAACTTCCTTGTCCCACAACTTTTCCAGCCGTTCCTCGACTACCTGTGGGGCTTCCGCACGTTCGATACCACCCGCGGCCCCGGCTTCCCGTCACCGGTGCCACGATCGCTGGTGCCCTGGCCGTACAACGGCATTCCTCCCTGTGAGGGCTGTACGTTGGGCGGACGGATCGGAGGATCGCAATGA
- a CDS encoding MCE family protein produces the protein MRGSARATIIKFGAFAAVMAMLTAFLFFVFGQYRTGATAGYSAVFNDASRLKSGDSVRVAGIRVGTVNSVSLRPDKKVVVKFDADRNIVLTQGTRAAVRYLNLVGDRYLELLDGPGSTMRLPAGGQIPVDRTAPALDLDLLLGGLKPVIQGLNAHDVNALSSALLQVFQGEGATLDSLFSKTTSFSNALADNDETIQQLIDNLNTVVATLGKDGEKFSGAIDRLERLVSGLSDDRNTIGAAIDALDRGTASLADLLSNARPPLAGTVEQLSRLAPILEQDKDRLDAAIQKAPKNYRKLSRLGVFGATIPYYLCQIRIRGTDLNGNTVVAPWFRSEAPRCEEP, from the coding sequence ATGAGAGGCTCAGCGCGCGCGACGATCATCAAGTTCGGCGCCTTCGCCGCCGTGATGGCGATGCTGACCGCGTTCCTATTCTTCGTGTTCGGCCAATACCGCACGGGCGCGACAGCCGGTTATTCGGCAGTCTTCAACGATGCGTCCCGGTTGAAGTCCGGGGATTCGGTGCGGGTCGCGGGAATTCGGGTGGGCACCGTCAACAGCGTCTCGCTGCGCCCGGATAAGAAGGTCGTGGTGAAATTCGATGCCGACCGCAACATCGTGCTCACGCAAGGGACCCGAGCGGCGGTTCGCTATCTCAACCTAGTCGGTGATCGCTATCTCGAACTCCTCGACGGGCCCGGCTCTACCATGCGGCTGCCAGCTGGAGGGCAAATCCCGGTGGATCGCACCGCGCCGGCGCTCGACCTCGACCTACTCCTCGGCGGCCTGAAACCTGTTATCCAGGGCTTAAATGCACACGATGTCAATGCTCTCTCGTCCGCGCTGCTGCAAGTGTTTCAGGGCGAGGGCGCAACCCTCGACTCACTATTCTCCAAGACGACGTCGTTCTCGAATGCCCTGGCCGACAACGACGAAACGATCCAGCAACTAATCGACAACCTGAACACCGTGGTGGCCACCCTCGGCAAGGACGGTGAGAAGTTCTCAGGTGCTATCGACCGGCTTGAGCGGCTTGTCAGCGGACTGTCGGACGACCGCAACACGATCGGAGCCGCCATCGACGCCTTGGATAGGGGCACCGCCTCGCTAGCAGATCTGCTGTCGAATGCGAGGCCCCCATTGGCGGGCACGGTGGAGCAGCTGAGCCGACTGGCACCAATCCTGGAGCAGGACAAGGACCGCCTCGACGCCGCGATCCAGAAAGCGCCAAAGAACTACCGCAAACTGTCGCGACTCGGCGTATTCGGCGCCACCATTCCGTACTACCTGTGCCAGATACGCATCCGGGGCACCGACCTCAACGGCAACACGGTGGTTGCGCCCTGGTTCAGGTCCGAGGCACCGAGATGTGAGGAACCCTGA
- a CDS encoding adenylate/guanylate cyclase domain-containing protein: MVLAHLIAAGEVVVIALALGSHTAGGIHVHLNAKNTVAAIALVVLGAAVVGAGGVMSLAPSLRWFVAGQEPDPDQRRAALKLIRNQSVVLAVTWVASGAVFALLNIHGGVPVVVSTGLAVLFGGAAATGSGVLLTQRTVRPIIAAATHGFEGFVTAPGVLARLVGMWLLTSALPSVAIASLIFLRSLGWIIHKSASVEIPVLVLSVVAVLLGLRGTILVAKSISDPVREVVAAMAEVERGRIGTTVDVYERSEIGRLQSGFNRMVSGLIERDRLRDLFGRHVGVDVARRAVEEEASLTGDVVDVAILFIDLVGSTRLTASHRPDEVAQLLNKFFEIVVAEVDQRQGSINKFEGDAALAVFGAPLRLNGAASAALATARALGARLRELPLVDFGIGVSAGPVFAGNVGAENRYEYTVIGDAVNEAARLADLAKTTDRRILCSDAAIARADPAERKHWVATGSVVLRGRSDTTHVSAPADEGV; this comes from the coding sequence CTGGTGTTAGCTCACCTCATTGCCGCCGGCGAGGTCGTCGTCATCGCGCTAGCGCTGGGCAGCCATACCGCCGGTGGAATACACGTCCACTTGAACGCGAAGAACACGGTAGCGGCCATCGCGCTAGTTGTGTTGGGGGCCGCTGTGGTCGGGGCAGGCGGAGTCATGTCCCTCGCTCCGTCGCTGCGCTGGTTTGTCGCCGGTCAGGAGCCAGACCCGGACCAACGGCGCGCAGCGTTGAAGCTCATTCGCAACCAGTCGGTGGTTCTCGCGGTCACGTGGGTGGCCAGCGGCGCAGTTTTTGCATTGCTGAACATTCATGGCGGAGTCCCGGTTGTCGTGTCGACAGGCCTGGCGGTGTTATTCGGTGGGGCTGCCGCCACGGGCAGCGGTGTGCTGCTCACGCAACGCACCGTGCGTCCGATCATCGCTGCTGCCACACACGGTTTCGAAGGCTTCGTGACCGCCCCGGGCGTGTTGGCACGGCTGGTCGGCATGTGGCTGCTGACCAGTGCGCTTCCCAGCGTGGCGATAGCGTCGCTGATCTTTCTGCGGTCGCTGGGCTGGATTATCCACAAGAGCGCCTCGGTCGAGATCCCGGTACTGGTGCTCTCGGTTGTCGCGGTATTGCTGGGATTGCGGGGGACGATCCTGGTCGCCAAGTCGATCTCCGATCCGGTTCGCGAAGTCGTGGCGGCGATGGCTGAGGTCGAACGTGGCCGAATCGGCACCACGGTCGACGTCTACGAACGCTCCGAGATCGGCCGTCTACAAAGCGGATTCAATCGAATGGTGTCCGGCCTGATCGAACGTGACCGGCTGCGTGACCTGTTCGGCCGACACGTCGGAGTCGACGTCGCCCGTCGTGCGGTCGAAGAAGAAGCATCGTTGACCGGCGACGTCGTGGACGTCGCGATTCTGTTCATCGACCTGGTGGGCTCGACACGGTTGACGGCGAGCCATCGGCCCGACGAGGTCGCGCAACTGCTTAATAAGTTCTTCGAAATCGTCGTCGCCGAGGTAGACCAAAGGCAAGGATCGATCAACAAGTTCGAGGGCGACGCGGCGCTGGCCGTGTTCGGGGCGCCGCTGCGGCTCAATGGAGCGGCATCTGCGGCGTTGGCGACCGCACGCGCCCTGGGCGCACGGCTGCGCGAGCTGCCGCTGGTGGACTTCGGCATCGGCGTCTCGGCCGGCCCAGTGTTTGCCGGCAATGTCGGCGCCGAAAACCGCTACGAATATACGGTGATCGGCGATGCTGTCAACGAAGCGGCGCGACTGGCAGATCTCGCCAAAACCACGGACCGCAGAATCCTGTGTTCAGATGCCGCCATCGCCCGAGCCGACCCGGCCGAGCGGAAGCATTGGGTAGCAACAGGTTCCGTTGTGCTTCGCGGCCGCTCCGACACCACTCATGTGTCGGCACCCGCAGACGAAGGGGTTTGA
- a CDS encoding MCE family protein has protein sequence MIRRSRLAAVLAIALAGLLVGGAALVVHHTFFRPRTITAYFTTATAIYPGDDVRVSGVKVGSIKSIEPHGTTAKMTLHIDRSVPIPADAKAVIVAQNLVAARYVQLTPAYRASGPVMPDGAVIPVERTAVPVEWDEVKTELMRLATELGPNSTVSTPAVSRFIDSAANALEGNGDKLRQALAQLSGVARILANGSGNIVDIIKNLQTFVTALRDSNVQIVQFNDRLATLTSVVNDSRSELDAALTELSTAVGEVQRFIAETRDQTSEQIQRLANVTQVLADQHLDLENILHAAPNALGNFFNDYNADTGTIVGGFGIMDFANPVASGLLVPLPIPGCTQTGAIGNITAVESAKLCSLFIGPGLRLLNFNNLPFPINIFLQKSIDPSKIIYSEERLAPGGEGPKPGPPEQPPAVSAYTGLPGDPVGPPGAVPPARIPGAAMPLPPAPSRPMESPPPPPPAPMPAEGPQS, from the coding sequence ATGATTCGGCGCAGCCGGTTGGCAGCGGTGCTAGCGATCGCGTTAGCCGGCTTGTTGGTCGGTGGCGCCGCTTTGGTTGTCCATCACACGTTCTTTCGTCCGAGAACCATCACCGCCTACTTCACCACTGCCACCGCGATTTATCCAGGCGACGACGTTCGGGTCTCCGGTGTCAAAGTGGGCAGTATCAAGTCCATCGAGCCGCACGGCACAACGGCTAAGATGACGTTGCACATCGACCGCAGTGTACCGATCCCGGCCGATGCGAAAGCGGTGATCGTCGCCCAGAATCTGGTGGCTGCCCGTTACGTACAGCTCACTCCCGCCTACCGAGCCAGCGGTCCGGTAATGCCGGACGGGGCGGTGATACCAGTTGAACGCACGGCGGTGCCTGTCGAATGGGACGAGGTTAAAACCGAATTGATGCGGTTGGCAACGGAATTAGGTCCCAACAGCACGGTATCGACGCCGGCGGTCTCGCGGTTCATCGACAGCGCCGCAAATGCACTTGAAGGCAACGGCGACAAATTGCGGCAGGCGCTCGCGCAATTGTCCGGGGTTGCGCGGATTCTCGCCAACGGGAGCGGCAACATTGTCGACATCATCAAAAATCTGCAGACCTTCGTCACCGCCTTGCGCGACAGCAACGTGCAGATCGTGCAGTTCAACGACCGGCTGGCCACGCTCACCAGCGTAGTCAACGACAGCCGATCCGAACTGGATGCGGCCCTGACTGAATTGTCGACAGCTGTCGGGGAGGTGCAGCGATTCATCGCCGAAACCCGCGACCAGACAAGCGAACAAATCCAGCGCTTGGCCAATGTCACCCAGGTCCTGGCCGACCAGCATCTGGATCTGGAAAACATTCTGCATGCGGCACCGAATGCGCTGGGAAACTTCTTCAACGACTACAACGCCGACACCGGAACCATCGTCGGAGGGTTCGGCATCATGGACTTCGCAAATCCCGTCGCATCGGGTTTGCTGGTTCCGCTGCCAATTCCCGGCTGCACGCAGACCGGCGCTATCGGGAACATCACCGCGGTCGAATCGGCCAAGTTGTGCTCTTTGTTTATCGGTCCAGGGCTGCGGCTGCTCAACTTCAACAATCTGCCGTTTCCCATCAACATATTCCTGCAGAAGTCGATAGATCCAAGCAAAATTATCTACAGCGAAGAGCGCCTGGCGCCCGGTGGCGAGGGCCCGAAACCTGGACCGCCAGAACAGCCGCCCGCGGTGTCGGCCTACACCGGTCTGCCCGGGGATCCGGTCGGTCCGCCAGGGGCCGTGCCGCCGGCGCGCATACCGGGAGCGGCGATGCCGCTGCCACCGGCACCATCGAGACCGATGGAATCGCCGCCCCCACCGCCACCGGCGCCAATGCCAGCTGAAGGGCCGCAATCATGA
- a CDS encoding MCE family protein encodes MLSRFVRIQLAIFTIVGAIGVIAMVLFYIQAPTLLGIGRMTVTLELPATGGLYRFSNVTYRGVQVGKVTSVGLTANGTKATLSLATSPKIPANLQADVRSISAVGEQYVDLRPKTDSPPYLRNGSVIPMRDTTIPQSVGPLLEQVNALISSIPKNKLSQLLDESFQSFNGEAYDLGSLFDSSTRISADANSVADRTRTLTEDTVPLLDSQARTTDSVRTWARSLAGISDVLVTDDSRVRTLLQNGPEAANEASRLFEQIKPTLPVLLANLTTIGQIGVTYHPGLEQLLVLLPTAVAIEQAAGPVNHPEGFAQGDFALTIDDPPICTVGFLPPSQWRSPADTSDIDTPDDMYCKLPQDSPLSVRGARNYPCMDKPGKRAPTVEICKSDKPYMPLAMRQHTLGPYPLDPNLLAQGIPPDDRVTASDRLYAPTEGTPLPPGAIPRGTPPGPRGATPPPGTLGAAAPPQPSSGPPPAIIAPQSGEVSPIAPLDVPSPGESPPRSASPPPTIPPPANVNGGQPQAAPSAFGTIKESRLPVVIAKYDQRTGRYVGPDGKLYQQSDLVSPSAPKKWQDLLPT; translated from the coding sequence ATGCTGTCGCGCTTTGTCCGGATACAGCTGGCAATATTTACTATTGTCGGGGCCATCGGTGTGATCGCGATGGTGCTTTTCTACATCCAAGCGCCGACGCTGCTGGGCATTGGGCGGATGACAGTCACCTTGGAGTTACCGGCCACTGGCGGTCTCTACCGGTTTTCCAACGTGACCTACCGGGGTGTTCAGGTTGGTAAGGTCACCTCGGTGGGACTGACAGCCAATGGTACGAAAGCGACGCTCTCCCTTGCTACTTCGCCCAAGATTCCGGCGAACTTGCAAGCGGATGTGCGCAGCATCTCGGCAGTGGGCGAACAGTATGTCGATTTGCGCCCAAAAACCGACTCCCCACCTTACTTGCGCAACGGGTCGGTTATTCCCATGCGTGACACTACGATCCCGCAATCTGTTGGCCCCTTGCTCGAGCAAGTCAACGCCTTGATCAGCAGCATCCCCAAGAACAAGCTCAGCCAATTGCTCGACGAGTCGTTCCAAAGTTTCAACGGGGAAGCTTACGATCTCGGGTCGTTGTTCGACTCGTCTACGAGGATCTCCGCAGACGCGAACAGCGTCGCTGACCGCACCCGGACCCTCACCGAAGACACTGTCCCGCTGCTAGATTCGCAAGCACGCACCACCGATTCGGTCAGAACATGGGCGCGCAGCTTAGCTGGGATCTCGGACGTGTTGGTAACTGACGATTCCCGGGTTCGCACCCTGCTGCAAAACGGTCCTGAGGCCGCGAACGAAGCGTCCCGGCTTTTTGAACAGATCAAACCGACGCTGCCGGTGCTCCTCGCCAACTTGACAACCATCGGGCAGATCGGCGTCACTTACCACCCCGGCTTGGAGCAACTCTTGGTATTGCTGCCGACGGCGGTTGCCATCGAGCAGGCGGCCGGTCCCGTCAACCATCCAGAAGGTTTCGCTCAAGGCGACTTTGCGCTCACGATCGACGATCCGCCGATATGCACGGTCGGCTTTTTGCCGCCCAGCCAATGGCGCTCTCCCGCCGACACCAGCGACATCGACACCCCGGATGACATGTACTGCAAACTCCCGCAGGATTCACCGCTTTCGGTTCGCGGTGCCCGTAACTACCCGTGTATGGACAAGCCCGGAAAGCGCGCGCCCACGGTCGAAATCTGCAAGAGCGACAAGCCATACATGCCGCTCGCGATGAGGCAGCACACGCTCGGCCCCTACCCCCTCGATCCCAACCTGCTCGCGCAGGGCATTCCGCCCGACGACCGGGTCACCGCCAGCGACAGGCTCTACGCCCCGACTGAGGGCACACCGTTGCCACCAGGAGCGATCCCTCGGGGCACACCTCCTGGGCCGCGGGGTGCGACTCCGCCACCAGGCACGTTGGGAGCGGCTGCACCGCCGCAGCCGTCATCGGGACCGCCGCCGGCGATCATCGCACCGCAGTCCGGTGAGGTTTCACCCATTGCGCCACTTGACGTCCCCTCGCCGGGTGAGTCGCCCCCGCGATCAGCCTCGCCGCCACCTACGATTCCGCCGCCCGCCAATGTCAACGGCGGACAGCCGCAAGCTGCGCCGAGTGCATTCGGCACGATCAAGGAATCTCGGCTACCAGTGGTGATCGCAAAGTATGACCAGCGCACCGGTCGATACGTTGGCCCGGACGGAAAGCTTTACCAGCAGTCGGATCTCGTCAGCCCTTCAGCGCCGAAGAAGTGGCAGGACCTGCTACCCACCTGA
- a CDS encoding MlaE family ABC transporter permease, with translation MSVKTLRATYPRTFRALDQWRRPVAVLSGIGDHALFYGRALAGIPHASVHYRREIVRLIAEISMGAGTLALIGGTVVIVGFLTLAAGGTLAVQGYSSLGNIGIEALTGFLAAFINVRISAPVVAGIGLAATFGAGVTAQLGAMRISEEIDALESMAIRPVEYLVSTRIIAGMMAITPLYSIAVILSFLASRFVTVVLFGQSSGLYDHYFNTFLNPIDLLWSFLQAILMALTVLLVHTYFGYFASGGPEGVGVSTGNAVRASLIVVVSVTLLVSLSIYGANGNFNLSG, from the coding sequence GTGTCGGTAAAGACGCTCAGAGCCACCTATCCCCGGACATTCCGGGCCCTCGACCAATGGCGCAGACCGGTTGCAGTTCTGAGCGGGATCGGCGACCACGCCTTGTTCTATGGCAGGGCACTCGCCGGTATACCGCATGCCTCGGTGCACTATCGCCGTGAGATCGTTCGGCTCATCGCCGAAATTAGCATGGGCGCAGGCACTTTAGCGCTGATTGGTGGGACCGTCGTCATCGTCGGGTTTCTGACCCTGGCCGCAGGCGGCACACTTGCCGTGCAAGGGTATAGCTCGCTGGGCAATATCGGTATCGAGGCGTTGACCGGATTCTTGGCGGCATTCATCAACGTCCGTATTTCGGCACCTGTCGTCGCGGGAATCGGCTTGGCCGCCACCTTTGGCGCCGGGGTAACCGCTCAATTGGGCGCCATGCGGATCAGCGAAGAAATCGACGCGCTGGAATCAATGGCGATCCGGCCCGTCGAGTACTTGGTCAGCACCCGCATCATTGCCGGGATGATGGCCATCACGCCGCTTTACAGCATCGCGGTGATCCTCTCGTTTCTCGCCAGCCGATTTGTCACTGTCGTGTTGTTCGGGCAATCAAGTGGCCTCTACGACCACTACTTCAATACGTTCCTGAACCCGATCGACTTGTTGTGGTCGTTTTTGCAGGCCATCCTGATGGCTCTTACTGTTCTGTTGGTGCACACGTACTTCGGCTATTTCGCCTCAGGCGGGCCTGAGGGTGTAGGAGTCTCGACCGGCAACGCGGTGCGTGCGTCGCTGATCGTCGTGGTCTCGGTGACGCTACTAGTTTCGCTCTCCATTTACGGCGCCAACGGCAACTTCAACCTCTCGGGGTAG